One region of Geminocystis sp. M7585_C2015_104 genomic DNA includes:
- the folP gene encoding dihydropteroate synthase: MLQFLRIRNRVFEWGKRTYIMGILNVTPDSFSDGGEYYNLDDAIAHALEMEREGADIIDIGGQSTRPGATTIPLEEELSRVIPVISSLRQHTDIPISIDTTRAIVAEKAIQAGADIINDISGATYDPQMLPTAASLGVPIILMHIRGTPQTMQSLTDYRDLIGEIKDFLLDRISQAIKHGIKKEHIILDPGLGFAKDYSQNLEIIRKITEFKQLGFPLLIGPSRKSFIGKILQQEDPKKRVWGTAAVCSYAIIQGVDIIRVHDVKPMCEVAKVTDTLFREGETNS; this comes from the coding sequence ATGCTTCAGTTCCTTAGAATTAGAAACAGAGTCTTTGAGTGGGGCAAACGCACCTACATAATGGGCATTTTAAACGTCACCCCTGATAGTTTCAGTGATGGTGGGGAGTATTACAACCTTGATGATGCCATTGCCCATGCCCTGGAAATGGAGAGGGAAGGAGCTGATATTATTGATATTGGTGGACAGTCTACCCGTCCTGGCGCCACTACAATACCGCTAGAGGAGGAGTTGAGTCGCGTTATCCCCGTCATCTCCTCTTTGCGTCAACACACCGACATTCCCATCTCCATTGATACCACCCGTGCCATTGTAGCAGAGAAAGCCATTCAGGCCGGTGCTGATATTATCAATGACATCTCTGGTGCTACTTATGACCCACAAATGTTGCCCACTGCTGCCTCTCTGGGTGTGCCCATAATTTTAATGCATATTCGTGGCACCCCCCAGACCATGCAATCTCTTACTGATTACCGGGATTTAATAGGAGAAATAAAGGATTTCCTTTTGGACAGAATTTCTCAGGCGATTAAACATGGAATCAAAAAAGAACATATTATCCTCGATCCAGGTCTCGGATTTGCCAAAGATTATTCTCAGAATTTAGAGATTATAAGAAAAATTACAGAATTTAAGCAGCTAGGTTTTCCATTACTAATAGGCCCCTCTCGTAAGAGTTTTATCGGGAAAATTTTACAACAAGAAGACCCAAAAAAGAGAGTATGGGGCACTGCTGCGGTATGTAGTTATGCAATAATTCAGGGAGTTGACATAATCCGAGTCCACGATGTAAAACCAATGTGTGAGGTAGCCAAGGTAACTGATACCCTCTTTAGGGAAGGTGAGACAAATTCATGA
- a CDS encoding L-threonylcarbamoyladenylate synthase, which produces MVLVNLETLVEKAIAGNVVSFPTDTIPALAVKPANSDLIFQLKQRSYEKPLVLMTSSVDEMWDYVKGSDEEVRIWKIIAYKYLPGALTMVLPASDKIPPTMNPLNPETIGIRIPNCQVALEILKQTGPLATTSANISGEAPLTSMKAISEKFPSVYVLDTDNPPSSGIASTVIKWTETGWQVLRQGQIVIEKDL; this is translated from the coding sequence ATGGTGTTAGTGAATTTGGAAACCCTGGTGGAAAAAGCTATAGCTGGGAATGTGGTTAGTTTTCCCACCGACACCATCCCAGCTTTAGCAGTAAAACCAGCTAACAGTGATTTAATCTTTCAGCTGAAACAAAGGAGTTACGAAAAACCCCTTGTTTTAATGACTAGCAGTGTAGATGAGATGTGGGATTACGTCAAGGGTAGTGATGAAGAGGTGAGAATATGGAAGATTATAGCCTATAAATACCTCCCCGGCGCCCTGACTATGGTATTGCCTGCTTCTGACAAAATCCCCCCTACCATGAATCCCCTCAATCCTGAGACTATTGGCATTCGTATCCCCAACTGTCAGGTAGCCTTAGAAATTCTAAAACAAACAGGACCACTAGCTACCACTAGTGCTAACATATCGGGAGAAGCCCCATTGACTTCCATGAAGGCTATTTCTGAGAAATTCCCCAGCGTCTACGTTTTAGACACCGATAATCCCCCCTCTTCCGGTATTGCCTCTACTGTGATAAAATGGACAGAAACAGGGTGGCAAGTTTTAAGACAGGGACAAATAGTCATAGAAAAGGATCTTTGA